A genomic region of Gemmata massiliana contains the following coding sequences:
- the uppP gene encoding undecaprenyl-diphosphatase UppP, producing the protein MPIWEAALLGLIQGLTEFLPISSTAHLLIARQLLGHENPEDAFTVVIQLGTLAAVFVYFRADIARMLNGLWADIRTRRFASTPDSRIGWLIVLGTVPVVVIGFTLKKWLKANFFHPTPIAVVAIVFALLMAASEWWVTRRTNRGLPPREEGNINWLDALWVGLFQALALMPGGSRSGTTITAGLFAGFARPVAARFSFLLSLPAILGAGMKEMYDERATLFASDQIAALGVGLLVSAVVGYLAIAFLLSFLKRYSTATFVVYRLLLAGVIFGLIAHGSLTNTNSDKKPDSSHLQGSVVLPEPAE; encoded by the coding sequence ATGCCCATCTGGGAAGCCGCGTTGCTCGGCCTCATTCAAGGACTGACCGAATTCCTCCCGATCAGCAGCACGGCCCACTTGCTCATCGCGCGGCAACTGCTCGGGCACGAGAACCCCGAAGACGCTTTCACGGTTGTCATTCAGCTCGGCACGCTCGCTGCCGTATTCGTGTACTTCCGCGCGGACATTGCCCGGATGCTAAACGGACTTTGGGCGGATATTCGCACTCGACGATTCGCAAGCACACCCGACTCGCGCATCGGCTGGCTCATCGTGCTCGGCACCGTACCCGTGGTGGTGATCGGATTCACTCTCAAGAAGTGGCTGAAAGCAAACTTCTTTCACCCCACGCCAATCGCTGTTGTGGCGATTGTGTTCGCGCTGCTGATGGCCGCCTCTGAATGGTGGGTTACGAGGCGGACGAATCGCGGACTGCCCCCGCGTGAAGAAGGAAACATCAACTGGCTCGACGCGCTGTGGGTCGGGCTGTTTCAGGCGCTTGCGCTGATGCCGGGCGGCTCACGATCCGGAACGACGATCACTGCCGGGTTGTTCGCTGGCTTCGCGCGCCCGGTCGCGGCGCGGTTCTCGTTCTTGCTCTCTCTCCCCGCCATTCTCGGCGCCGGGATGAAGGAGATGTACGACGAGCGGGCCACGCTGTTCGCGAGCGATCAGATCGCGGCACTCGGTGTCGGGTTGCTCGTGTCGGCGGTCGTTGGGTATCTGGCTATCGCGTTTCTGTTGAGCTTCCTGAAGCGGTACAGCACGGCCACGTTCGTCGTGTATCGGCTGCTCCTGGCCGGAGTTATTTTCGGACTGATCGCACACGGCTCACTTACGAATACGAACTCCGACAAAAAACCGGATTCGAGTCATTTGCAAGGCAGTGTAGTTTTGCCAGAGCCTGCTGAGTAA
- a CDS encoding WD40 repeat domain-containing serine/threonine protein kinase, which translates to MSPENQISTDTPNELTIGHTADVPMIDGATSGAESLLNHLKQASKFVPRPAPGAPQIPDYEILEELGRGGMGIVYKARHLPLNRVVALKMVLTSDQLSPSEIARFRGEAEAVAAIKHTNVVRVYELSPFESERPYFTMEFVGNGSLAKFLKEHKRLDPYQAAELVARVADGLQAAHDADVVHRDIKPANILLSEEHKPNGSSPTSRFPFLPQVSDFGLAKRLATDVTRTQGPAGTPTYMAPEQAGGKAKFVGPAADVYALGVVLYECLTGKPPFDDQDQWVTVQQVLDATPVSPRVAVPSLPRDLELICLKCLEKEPYHRYPSAAALADDLRRFLAGLPVSVRPIGPVTRVLRWARRRPTAAALVALSAGLLFAVPPLAVWEQGRLDQRDADATAAQEAARLAKLAEDREKEAHAATAKFANAQELFAIQNKLRTRAADRPLSWTLASHADLSKAVKLATNDLAAISDLRSAAAVALLNADLQELSPVVKGFSASAAATDPKTGMVAIGQYLIWASLPMRVHLIEPSTGTIARELTFTAGLVRDPAGNIKRAPDYVSSLVFSSDGKRLYVGTRSSQVIRFDLDKPGKEPAKVWKASITALEQIALSPDGKTLYGLCRPEKAVHAWSTDTGKLLGKLEPAGEAPITSFAVLANDEVLTCDAAQIRRWGPNRRVTQAVANPGAWRLAATSTNCLLVGDKRNLDTYDRQALTPLERFETPELRRGIHEDYVRTIVEHPSGAYIATSSGDSDRTVRVWELASGKLVGTVSVTGTGPIALAWSGDGKTLFATAYDQLARWSFRAPGAQRFACVDGSTIAAAAFVSSDRIGALTDQIGTNREFLMGPVGTIKTSTQIPDRGGNGRAGVASAPDGKLVVTPAMPGLIAWSSGAPIPSPAFTTKITWCPRFDPSGNTLWALVDATEVMAFDQATKAVRATWSNAASTVASGVASLDALAVGRMVVAVGSRNGSVYWLKPETCELVTSFPNFGDPVQSVAITPDESLIVAGTQNGKLRVIRTVDQKEQAAVTAHIGGTTAISVSRDGLLLATGGRDRVVRLWKRVGDRFELLFAVSDLSGPVRELQFHSADNRLLVLVAQEHAVRVWDMDALKAQLGQFQLAW; encoded by the coding sequence ATGTCGCCCGAAAACCAGATTTCGACGGATACTCCCAACGAACTGACCATCGGTCACACGGCCGATGTCCCGATGATTGATGGCGCCACGTCGGGAGCCGAGTCGCTGCTCAATCACCTCAAACAAGCCTCCAAGTTTGTTCCTCGACCTGCTCCCGGTGCGCCCCAAATTCCGGATTACGAGATCCTCGAAGAACTCGGGCGCGGGGGAATGGGAATCGTTTATAAGGCGCGACACCTGCCACTGAATCGCGTCGTTGCGCTCAAAATGGTTCTCACATCCGATCAACTTTCGCCCAGTGAGATCGCGCGGTTCCGAGGGGAAGCCGAAGCGGTCGCGGCGATCAAGCACACGAACGTGGTTCGCGTGTACGAACTCAGCCCGTTCGAGTCTGAGCGGCCGTACTTCACAATGGAGTTCGTGGGAAACGGGAGCTTGGCCAAGTTCCTGAAAGAGCACAAGCGACTTGATCCTTACCAGGCGGCCGAACTCGTTGCGCGCGTCGCCGACGGTCTGCAAGCCGCACACGACGCGGATGTAGTTCACCGCGACATCAAGCCCGCCAACATTCTGCTGAGCGAGGAACATAAACCTAACGGTTCGTCTCCGACTTCGCGGTTCCCGTTTCTTCCGCAGGTATCCGACTTCGGTCTCGCCAAGCGCCTCGCCACAGACGTCACGCGCACACAAGGGCCGGCCGGAACTCCGACATACATGGCCCCGGAACAAGCCGGCGGGAAGGCCAAGTTCGTTGGCCCTGCAGCGGACGTGTACGCACTGGGAGTCGTTCTCTACGAGTGCCTCACCGGGAAACCACCGTTCGACGACCAGGACCAGTGGGTCACGGTGCAGCAAGTCCTCGACGCCACACCAGTCTCACCGCGGGTGGCAGTCCCGAGCCTGCCGCGCGACCTGGAACTGATCTGTCTTAAGTGTCTGGAAAAAGAACCGTATCACCGCTACCCGAGTGCCGCGGCGCTGGCTGACGATCTGCGACGGTTTCTTGCTGGGCTGCCAGTGAGTGTGCGCCCGATCGGTCCCGTCACGCGCGTTCTGCGTTGGGCGCGCCGGCGCCCGACGGCCGCGGCGCTGGTAGCCCTGTCCGCGGGTCTTTTATTCGCTGTGCCACCACTGGCTGTCTGGGAACAAGGGCGTCTCGATCAACGCGATGCCGATGCCACCGCAGCGCAAGAAGCCGCGCGCCTGGCTAAACTCGCGGAAGACCGAGAAAAAGAGGCCCACGCCGCTACTGCTAAGTTCGCGAACGCGCAAGAACTGTTCGCAATCCAAAACAAGCTCCGAACTCGCGCCGCGGATCGCCCTCTATCCTGGACGCTAGCCAGTCACGCGGACTTGTCCAAGGCGGTGAAACTGGCCACAAACGATCTGGCTGCGATCAGTGACCTTCGCTCTGCGGCCGCCGTTGCCCTTCTCAATGCGGATCTGCAAGAACTTTCGCCAGTTGTTAAGGGTTTCAGCGCGTCGGCGGCGGCAACCGACCCGAAAACGGGAATGGTTGCCATCGGGCAGTACCTCATTTGGGCCTCGTTACCGATGAGGGTACACCTGATCGAACCATCCACCGGAACCATTGCTCGTGAATTGACTTTCACCGCGGGTTTGGTCCGCGATCCGGCGGGAAACATCAAAAGAGCCCCGGACTACGTGTCTTCCCTCGTTTTCAGTTCCGATGGAAAGCGCCTTTATGTCGGAACGAGAAGTTCCCAGGTGATCCGATTCGACCTGGATAAGCCGGGAAAAGAACCCGCCAAAGTGTGGAAAGCCTCGATAACTGCGCTCGAACAAATTGCTCTCAGCCCAGACGGTAAGACGCTCTACGGCCTCTGTCGGCCCGAGAAAGCGGTGCATGCGTGGTCGACCGATACCGGTAAGTTGCTCGGCAAACTGGAACCCGCAGGGGAAGCTCCGATCACATCGTTTGCGGTACTCGCGAACGATGAGGTGCTTACATGCGATGCCGCTCAAATTCGGCGATGGGGACCGAACCGACGTGTGACGCAAGCGGTTGCGAACCCCGGCGCGTGGCGCCTCGCGGCCACTTCGACGAACTGCTTGCTCGTCGGCGATAAGCGCAACCTCGATACATATGACCGACAGGCACTCACCCCGCTCGAACGATTTGAGACGCCCGAGCTGCGGCGCGGAATTCACGAAGACTACGTCAGAACAATTGTGGAACACCCGTCGGGCGCGTACATCGCAACCTCGTCCGGCGACTCCGACCGCACCGTGCGCGTGTGGGAACTGGCGTCCGGCAAGCTCGTGGGGACCGTTTCGGTAACGGGTACGGGACCGATCGCGCTTGCTTGGTCCGGCGACGGGAAGACGCTGTTTGCGACGGCCTACGACCAACTGGCGCGGTGGTCGTTCCGGGCACCAGGTGCACAGCGGTTCGCGTGTGTTGACGGGTCAACGATTGCCGCTGCCGCCTTCGTTTCGAGTGACCGAATCGGCGCCCTCACCGACCAAATTGGTACGAACCGCGAGTTCCTGATGGGACCCGTCGGCACAATCAAAACATCGACTCAGATCCCGGACCGTGGCGGGAACGGGCGCGCGGGCGTTGCGTCGGCCCCCGATGGTAAACTAGTTGTTACTCCCGCGATGCCGGGGCTCATCGCGTGGTCGTCCGGGGCTCCGATTCCTTCTCCCGCGTTCACAACAAAAATCACTTGGTGCCCGCGCTTCGACCCGAGCGGGAATACACTTTGGGCACTTGTGGATGCCACCGAAGTAATGGCATTCGACCAAGCAACGAAGGCGGTGCGCGCGACCTGGAGTAACGCCGCAAGTACCGTCGCGAGTGGTGTGGCAAGTCTGGATGCGCTCGCCGTGGGGCGAATGGTAGTCGCTGTGGGCAGCCGCAATGGTTCGGTTTACTGGTTGAAACCCGAGACGTGTGAACTCGTCACTTCGTTTCCGAACTTCGGTGACCCGGTCCAGTCTGTTGCGATCACCCCGGACGAATCACTTATCGTCGCAGGTACGCAGAATGGGAAACTGCGCGTTATTCGCACCGTGGATCAGAAAGAACAGGCGGCCGTTACTGCTCACATCGGAGGAACGACTGCGATCTCTGTGAGTCGCGACGGATTGCTACTTGCGACCGGTGGGCGCGACCGTGTTGTGCGCTTGTGGAAGCGTGTCGGCGATCGGTTCGAGCTACTCTTCGCGGTGTCCGATCTTAGTGGACCGGTGCGCGAGCTTCAGTTTCATTCCGCGGATAACCGCTTGCTAGTGCTGGTGGCTCAGGAGCACGCGGTTCGTGTATGGGATATGGACGCGCTGAAAGCGCAGCTCGGCCAGTTCCAACTCGCGTGGTGA
- a CDS encoding adenine phosphoribosyltransferase: MDLRSYIRDVPDFPKPGVLFKDIMPLLGSPEAFAAAVAQLAGHYPAGSIDVIAAAEARGFLFAAPMALTLKKPLVPLRKPGKLPGATHSFKYDLEYGSAELHVHADAIRPGARVLVVDDVLATGGTMAAACKLIEYAGGTVVGCAFLLELAFLNGRAPLTGYDVFSLLTY; the protein is encoded by the coding sequence GTGGATCTCAGATCGTACATTCGCGACGTGCCGGACTTTCCCAAACCCGGCGTCCTGTTCAAAGACATTATGCCGCTACTCGGCAGCCCCGAGGCGTTCGCGGCCGCGGTCGCCCAACTCGCGGGCCATTACCCGGCCGGTAGTATCGACGTGATCGCTGCGGCCGAGGCCCGCGGGTTCCTGTTCGCCGCGCCGATGGCGCTCACGCTCAAGAAGCCGCTCGTGCCGCTCCGCAAGCCGGGTAAACTGCCCGGGGCGACCCACAGTTTCAAATACGACCTCGAATACGGCTCGGCCGAATTGCACGTTCATGCGGACGCGATTCGTCCGGGCGCACGGGTACTGGTCGTCGACGACGTGCTGGCGACCGGCGGCACAATGGCCGCTGCGTGTAAGCTGATTGAATATGCCGGAGGCACCGTTGTCGGGTGCGCGTTCCTCCTCGAACTGGCGTTCCTGAACGGCCGCGCGCCGTTGACCGGCTACGACGTTTTCAGCCTTCTGACCTACTGA
- a CDS encoding GNAT family N-acetyltransferase, giving the protein MNLTIRPATPADEAVLVAFNTAIAWETEHKRLDPVVLAAGVRAVLADPARGFYTVAERDGEVVGQMMVTFEWSDWRNGWFWWVQSVYVREDARRGGVFRVLYRAAEQRAAADPNVIGLRLYFDLENARAQSTYRALGMSDTTYGMMEVYPLPGRDTHVE; this is encoded by the coding sequence ATGAATCTGACCATTCGCCCCGCGACACCGGCCGACGAAGCGGTGCTCGTCGCGTTCAACACTGCGATCGCATGGGAGACAGAACACAAGCGACTCGATCCGGTGGTGCTCGCGGCCGGCGTCCGCGCGGTTCTCGCTGATCCCGCGCGCGGGTTCTACACCGTGGCCGAGCGCGACGGGGAAGTCGTCGGGCAGATGATGGTCACCTTCGAGTGGAGCGACTGGCGGAACGGCTGGTTCTGGTGGGTCCAGAGCGTGTACGTGCGCGAGGACGCACGCCGCGGGGGGGTATTCCGTGTGCTTTACCGCGCGGCCGAACAACGGGCCGCGGCCGACCCCAATGTAATCGGGCTGCGGCTCTACTTCGATCTGGAGAACGCGCGCGCCCAATCGACCTACCGCGCACTGGGCATGAGCGACACCACCTACGGCATGATGGAAGTGTACCCGCTACCGGGGCGCGACACACACGTTGAATGA
- a CDS encoding carboxypeptidase-like regulatory domain-containing protein, with translation MNATVKVEPTSVRVEVFFEDDLPAELAKVIVTSSAGAEVVTGTTDDRGVWTFPTPVPGEYTLTAKCIGHTTTVQFSVAGSPEAPPVSYTGERLNKTVGLTIGVGGLLGVSAVFWLLRRRHRE, from the coding sequence ATGAACGCGACGGTCAAAGTCGAACCGACATCGGTGCGCGTGGAAGTGTTCTTCGAGGACGATCTGCCCGCCGAACTAGCCAAGGTGATCGTCACCAGCTCTGCGGGCGCGGAAGTTGTTACCGGCACGACCGATGATCGCGGCGTGTGGACATTTCCAACACCCGTACCGGGCGAATACACACTCACGGCCAAGTGCATCGGCCACACTACAACGGTGCAATTTTCGGTTGCGGGTAGTCCAGAAGCGCCTCCCGTTTCTTACACTGGCGAGCGGCTGAATAAGACCGTTGGCCTGACTATTGGTGTGGGTGGATTGCTCGGAGTTTCCGCGGTGTTTTGGCTATTACGCCGCCGGCACCGCGAGTAA
- a CDS encoding DUF1571 domain-containing protein encodes MMIRTLAFCSLVALLAGCTRYHSRAQGPFAKSESPTLPGANVPKPLGNQPSLGIAAADTPRAAAADERQLVPPRTDNLAPVGASTPSEGDADASAFPPFRKRPDPKSMPSPFAPKQPNIEITPSTPTPAAKSLAELKTVITTANTAWKAVDTFEATVTRREINPQGAQTSELVLFQFRREPMSVFTRTIGENGKGREMLYNPKKHDDKLYLMLGQGDHKLFKAGFIVPPVSPDDPRVKEKARNSIRDAGFEKALTRLADTVTRIEAGKVPADALVLHGPVKRDEYPYPLTAVTQQFRAGDDPLFPKGGSRTYFFDLKEKSPSYGLPVLIVAADSMGKEAEYYLLEKVKLPANLTDADFNPDRLGKK; translated from the coding sequence ATGATGATCCGCACGTTGGCGTTCTGTTCGCTCGTCGCTCTACTTGCGGGCTGTACGCGGTACCACTCGCGTGCTCAGGGACCGTTCGCGAAATCCGAGTCACCGACACTTCCTGGGGCGAACGTACCTAAGCCTCTAGGGAATCAACCCTCGTTGGGGATTGCTGCGGCTGATACCCCGCGTGCGGCTGCGGCCGACGAACGACAACTCGTTCCCCCGCGAACCGATAATCTCGCACCGGTTGGTGCGTCGACTCCGTCCGAGGGTGATGCGGACGCGAGCGCGTTCCCACCGTTCCGTAAGCGACCCGATCCGAAATCCATGCCCTCACCGTTCGCGCCGAAACAACCCAATATAGAAATTACACCTAGTACCCCGACTCCGGCCGCGAAATCTCTTGCTGAACTGAAGACGGTCATCACAACAGCGAACACCGCGTGGAAGGCAGTGGATACGTTCGAGGCCACGGTGACGCGCCGGGAGATCAATCCTCAAGGCGCCCAAACCAGTGAACTCGTGCTGTTCCAGTTCCGCCGCGAACCGATGAGCGTGTTCACGCGCACGATCGGCGAGAACGGTAAGGGGCGCGAGATGCTGTACAACCCCAAGAAGCATGACGACAAACTGTACCTGATGCTCGGCCAGGGGGACCATAAACTGTTTAAGGCCGGGTTCATCGTGCCGCCCGTTTCCCCCGATGATCCGCGCGTGAAAGAAAAAGCCCGAAACAGTATCCGCGACGCCGGATTCGAGAAAGCTCTCACCAGGCTTGCGGACACGGTCACGAGGATCGAAGCGGGTAAAGTGCCGGCCGATGCCCTCGTCCTGCACGGGCCGGTCAAGCGCGACGAGTACCCGTACCCGCTTACAGCCGTTACGCAGCAATTCCGTGCGGGTGACGATCCCCTGTTTCCGAAGGGTGGAAGTCGCACGTACTTCTTCGACTTAAAGGAGAAGTCGCCCTCGTATGGACTGCCGGTGCTGATTGTCGCGGCCGACTCGATGGGGAAAGAAGCCGAATACTACCTGCTCGAAAAGGTGAAGCTCCCGGCCAACCTCACGGATGCGGACTTCAACCCGGATCGGTTGGGGAAGAAATAG
- a CDS encoding 5-oxoprolinase subunit PxpA: MEIDLNADLGEGAGFDAELMPLITSANVCCGAHAGGPNEIAFTLALAKQFGVTIGAHPGYPDRENFGRCELNLTSREIAHECLYQVGALMGLAKACSVGVKYIKPHGALYNQACRDEDVAVGVIDAAKVFELPVIGLPQSWLGAEATDRVPFFAEGFADRRYRSDGSLVPRSEPDAFIHEPSEAVKQIEWLVREKGVRTICVHGDNPDAVAFTKAVRASLLERGFTLKAFV, from the coding sequence ATGGAAATCGATCTGAACGCGGACCTCGGCGAGGGAGCCGGTTTCGACGCCGAATTGATGCCGCTCATCACCTCCGCGAACGTGTGCTGCGGCGCGCACGCGGGCGGACCGAACGAGATCGCGTTCACGCTGGCGCTCGCGAAGCAATTCGGCGTTACGATCGGTGCTCACCCCGGTTACCCGGACCGCGAGAACTTTGGCCGGTGCGAACTCAATCTCACCTCGCGCGAGATCGCGCACGAGTGCCTGTACCAAGTTGGGGCACTGATGGGGTTGGCCAAAGCGTGCAGTGTCGGTGTGAAGTACATCAAGCCACACGGCGCACTCTACAACCAAGCGTGTCGCGACGAGGACGTTGCCGTCGGTGTCATTGACGCTGCCAAAGTGTTTGAGTTACCGGTGATTGGGCTTCCTCAATCCTGGCTCGGAGCCGAGGCCACGGACCGAGTTCCGTTCTTTGCGGAAGGATTCGCGGACCGCCGGTATCGCTCAGACGGATCACTGGTGCCACGCAGTGAACCGGATGCGTTCATACACGAACCGTCCGAGGCCGTGAAGCAGATCGAATGGCTGGTGCGCGAGAAGGGCGTGCGGACGATCTGCGTTCACGGCGACAACCCGGACGCGGTCGCGTTTACGAAGGCCGTTCGCGCGTCGCTTCTGGAGCGCGGGTTCACGCTCAAGGCGTTCGTATGA
- the hisI gene encoding phosphoribosyl-AMP cyclohydrolase, protein MNTTLDFDKAGGLVPAVAQDADTGEVLMLAWMNREAFDETVRTGRAVYFSRSRNKLWRKGEESGHFQEVRGVFVDCDADTVLLKVKQIGGAACHEGYKSCFFRQLNEGELKVVAERIFDPKAVYKK, encoded by the coding sequence ATGAACACCACACTCGATTTTGACAAAGCCGGCGGACTGGTTCCCGCAGTTGCACAGGACGCGGACACGGGCGAAGTGCTGATGCTTGCGTGGATGAATCGCGAAGCGTTCGATGAGACAGTGCGTACCGGTCGCGCCGTGTACTTTAGTCGGAGCCGTAACAAATTGTGGCGCAAGGGAGAAGAGAGCGGGCACTTCCAGGAAGTGCGCGGCGTGTTCGTTGATTGCGACGCCGACACTGTGCTTCTGAAGGTCAAGCAAATCGGTGGCGCGGCGTGTCACGAGGGATACAAGAGTTGCTTCTTTCGCCAACTCAACGAAGGCGAATTGAAGGTCGTTGCGGAACGCATCTTCGACCCGAAAGCTGTGTACAAGAAGTAA
- a CDS encoding 5-oxoprolinase subunit C family protein: MSLTVREPGLQSLLVDFGRERSRALGVSVGGAADRAALNLGNALVGNAPHAVALEVAFAGPTLEAHHSVACVIFGAPFQSTLNGNPLPTGTTFTLESGDTLRVGGTRTGARAYLCVAGGFHAEEMLGSRSALEPIRVGNTLRCAVSRTEPRGLPFCEVRPNPPTPFPRKEGGAEPTTTGITQQAPVLSPSPFRGGVGEGLQQLRVLNGPQRDWFIDDTFFTQIYEVSAASNRMGLRLKGIPLSRVPGELVSEAVAPGAVQVTNDGLPIVLGVDGQTIGGYPKVAHIIRADLDLLAQLRPNDRVQFVCVSPDKADRAARARAAFLSEWVTRLRIAERQPVIG, from the coding sequence ATGAGTCTGACCGTTCGTGAACCCGGGTTGCAATCGTTGCTCGTTGATTTCGGACGCGAGCGCAGTCGGGCGCTGGGCGTATCCGTTGGCGGCGCAGCCGATCGTGCAGCACTCAATTTGGGTAACGCATTGGTCGGCAATGCGCCCCACGCGGTCGCGCTGGAAGTTGCATTCGCGGGACCAACACTTGAGGCCCATCACTCAGTCGCGTGCGTCATCTTTGGTGCGCCGTTTCAGAGTACCTTGAACGGGAACCCGCTACCGACCGGCACCACATTCACACTCGAATCTGGTGACACACTGCGTGTAGGGGGGACGCGCACCGGCGCACGAGCATATTTGTGCGTCGCAGGGGGCTTTCACGCGGAAGAGATGCTCGGCAGCCGCTCGGCTTTGGAGCCAATTCGAGTCGGAAACACGCTCCGATGTGCTGTGAGTCGCACGGAGCCGCGTGGCTTGCCGTTCTGTGAGGTGAGACCTAACCCCCCAACCCCCTTCCCTAGGAAGGAAGGGGGAGCAGAACCAACCACAACGGGCATCACGCAACAAGCACCGGTTTTAAGCCCCTCTCCGTTTAGGGGAGGGGTTGGGGAGGGGTTGCAGCAACTCCGCGTGCTCAACGGCCCCCAACGCGATTGGTTCATCGACGACACATTCTTCACCCAGATCTACGAAGTATCGGCCGCGAGCAATCGCATGGGGCTTCGCTTGAAGGGGATACCTCTCTCGCGTGTGCCCGGTGAACTCGTTTCAGAGGCTGTGGCCCCGGGTGCCGTGCAGGTAACGAACGACGGGCTGCCGATTGTTCTTGGGGTCGACGGTCAAACGATTGGTGGGTACCCAAAGGTCGCACACATCATCCGCGCCGATCTCGACCTACTCGCCCAGCTCCGCCCAAACGACCGGGTGCAATTTGTGTGCGTTTCGCCCGACAAGGCTGACCGTGCGGCCCGGGCAAGGGCGGCATTCTTGAGCGAGTGGGTCACTCGACTGCGTATCGCCGAACGACAGCCCGTGATCGGTTGA
- the queA gene encoding tRNA preQ1(34) S-adenosylmethionine ribosyltransferase-isomerase QueA, with translation MHFFDYHLPEHLIAQHPAAERDSARLLVVRRSTNSITHHTFRELPDLLNPGDLVVLNDTRVLPARVVGRREQTGGKWEGLFLRTTEDGSWEMLAQTRGYPEVGTAFVTDTNLRLVLCGRTTERHWLMRPDEEGTPPELLGRYGHIPLPPYIRKGREETADRERYQTVYASANAAGSVAAPTAGLHFTPALFDRLTAKGIGTARVTLHVGLGTFAPVKEEDPTKHVIHSEWCAVTQDVMDAVRTTKERGGRVVAVGTTTTRTLETAARSGTLQPFCGETNLFIHEPFEFRAISALVTNFHLPRTTLLLLVGAFMGGELLQRAYAEAVANEYRFFSYGDAMLVL, from the coding sequence GTGCATTTCTTCGACTACCACCTGCCCGAGCACTTAATCGCACAGCACCCGGCCGCGGAGCGTGACTCCGCCCGATTGCTCGTCGTGCGGCGATCGACAAATTCGATCACGCACCATACATTCCGCGAACTGCCCGATCTCCTTAATCCCGGCGATCTCGTCGTACTTAACGACACACGGGTACTTCCCGCGCGCGTGGTGGGCCGGCGGGAGCAGACCGGCGGGAAGTGGGAGGGCTTGTTCCTCCGCACAACCGAAGACGGCTCGTGGGAGATGCTCGCGCAGACACGCGGGTACCCCGAAGTCGGCACCGCATTCGTGACCGACACGAACTTGCGCCTCGTGCTTTGCGGCCGAACGACCGAGCGGCACTGGCTCATGCGGCCCGACGAAGAGGGGACGCCTCCGGAACTGCTCGGGCGCTACGGACACATCCCGCTGCCACCGTATATTCGCAAGGGCCGTGAAGAGACCGCGGACCGTGAGCGCTACCAGACTGTTTACGCCAGTGCGAACGCGGCCGGCTCTGTCGCGGCACCAACAGCGGGATTGCACTTCACCCCGGCACTATTCGACCGGCTCACGGCGAAGGGGATTGGCACGGCTCGGGTTACCCTACACGTCGGTTTGGGCACGTTCGCACCCGTGAAAGAAGAAGACCCGACGAAGCACGTGATTCATAGCGAGTGGTGCGCCGTCACGCAGGATGTGATGGATGCCGTTCGCACGACGAAGGAGCGCGGCGGGCGTGTAGTCGCGGTTGGCACCACCACGACCCGCACACTGGAAACGGCAGCTCGGTCCGGAACGCTTCAGCCATTTTGTGGCGAAACGAACCTGTTCATCCACGAGCCGTTCGAGTTCCGCGCAATTAGTGCTCTCGTGACGAACTTCCACCTTCCGCGAACAACTCTCTTGCTGCTCGTTGGCGCCTTTATGGGTGGCGAGTTGCTTCAACGGGCTTACGCCGAAGCCGTTGCGAACGAATACCGGTTCTTCAGTTACGGCGACGCGATGCTGGTGTTGTGA